Genomic segment of Aphelocoma coerulescens isolate FSJ_1873_10779 chromosome 6, UR_Acoe_1.0, whole genome shotgun sequence:
GAGACTTAATAATGGGgacaggaggaagggagggctAAGAAGGTATTAGAAGGATCTGTCCCTAAATCGTGGTGTTGTAAAAACTTGAGTGAAtcttcattttaaataaatggCAAGACTTTTAGGTAGCTCTTGATTGCTAATTCAAAaacaagggggggaaaaaagggacaaTTATTTACTGGCAGCCCCCACTAATTTTTACTGCAGCACAAAAAGATGAGCTCAAAACTTTAGTAGAACCTCCAAAGCCACCCCCTGCCTCCGATTCCCATTTTAGCGTTGCCCTTCCCTCTCCGTGGCTGTTGGAGGAGCGCCgtgtttgcagcagcagctgtactAGAGGGGTTGCTATGCTACATGTGCACTTGAGTTTATGTGGGGCTATTTTTAACCTGTCACAAGGTGAGCTGTGCCTTTGCTTAAGTTGTCTTGCAGTACACACCAAGAATTATTTATGTTTCTGGAAGAAAGGAGTTCCAGTTTTATTTTGAGACCTCAAGCAAATTGCTGTCTTTATTGCTAAAAGTAGTGGGGAGAAAAAGTGCAGTTCCTCTCAGAATCTGTGGCACCAGGTGTTGGTTGTAGCTGAGCAAAGtagtaaaatgtaaaaaagctttttggtgctttttttctttttttttttttttttttaatttatatgaaTAATTGATGTGTGTTAATTTAATCTGTGAGTACTGTATATGAGCAGTCCCATTCTCTGGGATGGGTTACATCAGTGCTGAGTAACATTTTGTGCAGTGAGTTCTTTTAATAATAGGTTTTGTGAGCAGATGGTGGAATTTTTTGCTCTGGTAAAAATAGACATCTGACTGTAGCCTTTATTTCTGTGATGCAGAatctagttttttttcttcttcttttttttttttttttttaagagttacCAAACATAAAAGGCTGCTTTTCTAACCTTGTTTTTTGTTCATCACTGCACTATGGACCATAAATTTTAGGGCTGTAGTAATGAATTGGTTGTGATTTTAATCTTTCGTGTCTAAACTTGTACAGTTGCAAAGATGCTTGACTTGTGTTAATTAATAACAATTAGCTCTACTGAAAAGTGTGTCAGTGTCAGGCCAAACCAAATACGTTTTGAAAGTGATGTGCTTCTGTTACAGTTCAGCCAAAACCACAAGGTTTGTATCAAAATCCTTCCTTGTTGAGCACCAGTTCTGAGCCTCACCCTGTGCTTTAATTCCCCACAGGTGTGTATTTGCCTTTGTTATGGGAACAGAGTTTCTGTTGGAAAAGTCCCATAGCTCTGGGCTACACGAGGGGCCATTTCTCCGCCCTGGTTGCCATGGAGAATGATGGCTATGGCAATCGAGGCGCTGGTGCTAATTTGAACACTGACGATGATGTTACTGTTACTTTTCTACCCTTGGTGGACAGCGAGAGGAAATTATTGCACATTCACTTCCTTTCTGCTCAAGAGGTAAGAAAGAAACACCTGATGTGTGGTGGTGGCTTTGTCACAGCTGCTTGCTGAAGCTCAGCAATCTCTGTAGCCCCGTGGGTTTTTGGTGTCCAAAGAATTACAGGGAGTGTGCTGTTCTGGTTAATTAATATTGCTCCCTTCCCCATCATTCCAGGTGATTCTGAAAGGTGTTTTCCCATAAATATGATGCTTATTTACAGCTCTGTAAATGGAATGTAACTTCATTGTCCATGTAAATGACAGAAACAGAACCACAgaacagagtcacagaatatcctgagctggaagtgaGCCACAGGGATCAtacagtccaactcctggccctgcacaggacaccccaacaatcccatcctgtgcctgagagcattgaaTATCAGCATACCTAGAAAAGGACACAAAAATAAGGGTTCTGTACCTAAGGCAAGACTGAAATCTgccttttggtttggtttttttttttcctaaaagatGCAGCACAAATATTGGCCCATAGTTGCAGCATGTTCCACCTTCTATTCTAATGAAACTCAactcattttttctttaataactaTGATAAAGACATGGAACTATTTCGGTAAAGGGTGTGCATGGATGAAGGGAGGGCTGGAAGACTGAAGTAATTGCAGAAAGTGGGCATTCtataaataaaaggagaaagataCGGGCTTCAGGTCTAGAGAGGGGTGTTTCTTCAGCAAGCCATGATATTTGTTATGTGTtacaagagaaaatatttcatctaAGGAACTCTTAAGACTCCTGAAAATGTCTTTGTAAAGCCAGAAGAATCTTTTAGGGCCTGCCCTTTATATATGGTGCCTACCACAAACAAATAGTTGCtttaaaataactgaaatacagaaaggCTGCATTGGAAATACACATgtgaaaaattgggaagaagagCTGGAGCATATTTCCAGAGCCTTCAAACTTTGGTTGAGTTTGGCTTTCAGAGTCTCTGGGTGCGGCGATGCGCTCGGAGCAGGAATCGCGCTGGGCGTTGGGGAAGCCTCATTCCTGGTGTTTTCTGTCCCCCAAAGATAGGCAacgaggagcagcaggagaagctgctgcGGGAGTGGCTGGACTGCTGCGTGACAGAGGGAGGGGTTCTCGTGGCCATGCAGAAGAGCTCCCGCCGGCGCAACCACCCGCTGGTCACCCAGATGGTGGAGAAGTGGCTCGACCGCTACCGCCAGATCCGGCCCTGCACGTCCCTGTCCGACGgcgaggaggacgaggatgaCGACGATGAGTGAGGGGGAATAAAGTGCAAATGAGCAGTGCAGAGTGTGTGACCCTGAGTGAGCGTTGTGCTGTAGCAGTGGGGTGTGGAACGACCCAGGCCTAGGGGATACATGCTGGGAAGGATTCTCCGACAGCACGGGGAGAGAATGGACGCTCATCCCGCTGCCTGGAGAGAGCCAAGCGGGCTGGACTGCAGTTTGTATAAAAACacgaaaaagaaacaaaaaacagctAATTTTATTATcaagatggaagaaaaaaaaacccacaaaaaccaaccccatttttctttctgactgTAAATCTGTCTATAAATGTACCGCATGTGGTTGTGTAAGAGGTTGTGTAATAGGAAACGTATACCAGCATCTTAATTATTGCAGAGAAATTTTTCAACTAAGGGCACTTCTGAAAGCACATGTGAGCTGGATGGATAGCTCCTCCCTCTGAGATTCTTTTACAGTAGAACCTGGTCTTCTCCATCACCTTTTAGATACTCTGACACATTTCCCTGAAAGGCCCTTTCCTGTGAAATCTCACCAGTGCCCAGGTCAGATtgtgagaggtttttttttgtttgcacaAGATATCCACAGCAAGTTATAAGCAAAAATACATTCATTATTTTACTAATATTTTAGTTATTGCTGTGCCCACATAATAAAGCCTAAACTCTACGGAacaaactggaaaagaaactaaaTTTTTCATTGAGTGAAATGATTTGTTTCCTGAAAAAGCTTTTCgggtttgttatttttttgcctttttttttcttctaatagtTAATAGATTCCTTTCAGTATACATAAGGATATTTATTCAGAGAAGTGACCTAAAAGATAGGGATTTTATTCCTGTGAGCATACACTAAGCAAAATTGTGTGAAATCTGAGAATTTGAACACAATTGAGAATTTAATCTTGTCAAAACTCCGTCTTGCTGTGTTACAAATTATATCATTTTATCATTTATTCTTTGATCACTCAAACTTTGctgcaaatgaaaaaatactttttgaagGGTTATTCCTTGGTCACTAAATCTAGTGAGAATCCACTTGGCAGTtctaattaaaaagaagaatCTATGCTCAAGTTGTTTAAAAGCACTGTTATATATTTCTCAGTATGTAAACCTGGGAATTTCTTGCATGTTGATTGATGTGGCCATACTTAAACTTATGTAAGTTCCTAAGAGTGTAAGTTCAGAGTATATTCTCCAGTAGaaattttattatatttgaTAACTTTAGCCATGTAACCTGTAATGGATAAAGTTTATCTAAAAATCTCACTGAAACACTAAAGGTTAATGCCAGTTTTTACATATACAGTGCAATTCAGGTTGGCTTGAAAAGCACTTTTGATGGTGTGGTGGTTGAATAAGCAATTTTGCAGTAGATGGAATTGTTTTAATTAGAATTTGGAAAGAAGCCCCATAGCACCTATTTTTATGTAGTTCAGAGCTATGGAAACCCTGAGGAacttgctgctttttcttccaaatgCTGCTTAGATGGTGTTGAAACGTGCACAACTCCTACAGAAACTTGGTGACGACACCGAAAGTAAAGAAATAATGAAGTACTgtattaattttgaaattttccCGTTCTAGATTCCACTGAGGTTTATTATGTCTTCACCTTTTTGGCCATTAGAGCTCCTCTGATTGGTGCATGCCCAGATTTCCAGGTGAAGGATGAATGCTGCTCTGCCATGAGTGAGTGACCCAAATTCAGTGCCCAACCCCAGATACTACAGAGCTTCTTCATGAGCACACAGTCCTGGTTCAAGCTCCCTTTctaaattgggattttttttttttttttgtccttacCTTGCAGTGAAATCCTTTTATACCTCATCTAGCTGAGGATGTAAAGCTTTTCTGTCAGGGGAGCTGAATGCAGGGTAAGCTGGGATGAGGATTTCCATGCCCTGAGCTGGCCAGCACCGTGTGCTGGAGTGGTTTGTGTCGTGCTGTGACCATGGGGGTCCTAATTCACCATCTTGAGGAGCCCTCAGTCAGTGGCCAGACCTGTAACTTCAGATCCCAGCCTGCCCATGACCAGCTGCCCTGTGGACAGAAGGATAAGCCCCCAAGTCCGTGGGCTACTCTGAGGATGCTGCTCCCACCCCTGTGCTCTTGGCAGTGCTGTTCCATTCACGGAAGCAAAGCTTCCTTGTCCCAGGGGGAGAATTACCAGTGTGAAAGTCTACCTTGAGCCAAGCTGGCCCAGCACTCCTGCCCTCCTCTCCTGCTGTCCATGGGCAGCCTGCATTGTGCCCCTatcccccagcccttcccagagcAGTGGAGTCCCTGTGGTCAGTTCAGGTGTTCTCAAACGCATGCACCGATGAATTCCTCAAGTTCTGCTCCAACAGGACAGTCCTGGTACTTTGGATCACTTGGCTTTCTTGATCATTATTGTTTTGTTCTGATGTGTTGTACAATGAATGGTCTGTTCAGGTTCACAAACTTCACAGGCCTTTTGGGAACTGGTGAAGTGTCTTTTCCAGAATCAGAGTAATCCAAACCTCCTGTACCTGTAGATTAAAGAGGTACAACACCCCGGCTTCGTGCTCGCACCGCAGTCAGTGCATGTCAGTGGCTCCTCAGTCACACACCTGAAAGTTTACAGACACTGAGATTCATCTGCACACACTCCCTTGCAGCTTGTCAGCAAGTTCTGCACTTTCAGCCATGAAAATACATACAAAAAATTGGGTTTCTCAATGTTACTTTCCTCATATATTGCTCGCAGCAGCACACGCTTTTCCTAGCACAGAACTTAGCTTTTCATTGCTACCTCCTTTACAGCtggtcagggttttttttctggttttatttatgACTTCCTCAGTGAAAATCCCTGtatttcttttggttttaatatattaaaatttaGTAATTCTGGATTCTTCCAAAGTTCTGCTGCATGGCTTATGGCAAATACCCCCGAGTTGCATTTCCTCCATTATCTAggttggtgtgtgtgtgtttggagacCTTATTTaattgctgcttttccttttccccccttttattcAATAACTTCCCCATATACCCTTTTTAAAAGATTATGTAGTGTTTGTAACCTTGAAGCTGCTTGTTTTAAGCTACTGTGACATCTCTGGAGTTCTCCCTGGAGATGATTATCCCCCAGGAGAGCGTCCCTGTCTGCCTTCCCAGAGCagggcaacagcagcagcatggctCTTCTGTCAGTCACAAACCTTCAGCAGCAACTGTTCATTTCCCATTTCTCTGCCCAGTAACTTTCCATTtgagagctgcagctcctggtgcttCAGCATCTCCCAGTTGTTGATGATATTCTTCCCTTTGCGCTTCCACAGCTCCGATCTTCGCATGTTTTGCTGGTGTTCTTACTGCAGGCACTTGTAACACTTGGGATGGCTCAATTGCTGCTCCTGTTGAGCTTGTGGCACTTCTGTCCTTGGTTTTGTCTGAAAGGGAAGTTGGGTGTTGGATGAAAGCTCCAGCATTTTCTGAGCTCAGCTCTCACTGTCCCAGTGCGGAGTCACTGCTGGCACAGGGGATCCTGCGGCACAGGGAGGTACCGGATTATTGAGAAACAAAGTACCAGGGCtcgtttatttttaaaacaactcTAAACCTTAACAACAATTAAATGTTTTCCTCATGGTTTTGATGGTCATTTCAGTGTGTCCCAGACACCTCCCCTGTATCTGACCTGTTTTATCCCGGTTTCTCACAGAGGTCATGGATAATtcactgctgggctgtgctgagcacTGACAAGGAGTGGTCGCTCTGTAACAGGTGATCTCTATTTTGGATGTTTGGAGCTGGTAACCAAGTTTTCAGTTTaatttaaagcaaacaaaatacaGAGTTTTGTAACTTAGACACTTTGGTTTCAGCTTTTTTTAGTCCCCATCTAACTCCATGTGTGTGGTACTTGGACACAGTGGGAAAGAAGGGTGGAAACAAGAACAGGCCTTTTGCCCAGTGAGGCTCAAAGCCACCAGCACCTCTTGAGCAtttttttggctttattttcCAGGGGTTTGATAATGCTTCAGCTCTTGAGAATGTACAGAAAATGTGTGAGTTGTAGCTGCCTTTGTACCTTAGTGGAAACCCACAGTGATCTCTTCATCACAGAGtggtctgagttggaagggaccttcccttcccactggACTGTAAATACTTGCCAAGTGTGACCAGAATTACATTTCTGTACCTTATGGTTACCTCTCAGTGTCTCCAAGCCCCAGACTGCAGCGAGAGCTCTTGCCTTTCAGAAATTATAGAAATTTTATCACTTTTTATTGAAAACTGCACTGAACGCTAAATGTCCACCTTTACAATAAACAAATACAGTAACGGTAACACACTAAAACAAAACATACTGATAGCcattggtttcttttttgtctgtttgggACAGctcaagatttctttttttttgtcacagaAACAGGAATGTACCCATACAAAGGCTCAAAACAGGccatctttaaaaacaaaaaggcgATGATTCACAAAAGACTATGAATATAACATGTAACTAGTTGATACAAATCTAATAGGATTTGTTAAAATCAGTCACATCTAATAACACATCTTGAAGTGTTCTTGTATAAAATATCACGTGAAGAAGACCTTTATCAATGTCTAAAAAAGTGGATTTTGTTCATAGACAGTCTGACAAGTTACCataaaaagtgtttcctgagACATAAGGAAATGCAACATTATTCTTGAACCCTTTCCAGCTCAAGACTTTTTCCACTTGATAAAATAGCTGCAGATTTAAAACTGAGAAAATATATTTGAGTACAAATAGTGTGTGAAACTtaatactttcttcttttttttttccttttttttttttctttttttttcttttatttttcttgcatcATTGCAGGGCATAGGTGGATGCACAGCTACTTTATTCAGTGTATTGGGCAGAGAAGAGACTGGCAGTTTGGTTTTCCTTAGCCTGGGAGGGCAGTGGTCAGTGCCAAGAGCCCGTTctgccctccccatcccacGGGTCCCGGCTGGAATGGCTGGAACTTAGACCTGGCAGGAGAACTTCTGTTACACGGCACTGGCCCTGTGAGACtgcaaaaaggaggaggagtagtgtttgctttttttttctcttccacttCTAAGCCAGGACTGCTGCCCCCCGTTAGGAGAGGTCACCAGAtgcaagagaaaggaaagggcTGAAGCCACACAATGGTTTCCTCTGACACGTTAACTCTGTAAAGATGGCTTAATTCAGTGGCCTGGACACAGTGCAGGAGCCCTGTCCTTTCCAAGGaattgaggggggaaaagaaattcatttttattcatgTGATTGATGCACAGATGAAGGAAACTCAACACACAAGAACAGAAGTTGCTCATTAATGTATCACATCCTAGTTTTCAGCGCTGCAGGGAGCAGGTGACTTCTCCAGGGCTTCTCCCCAGTCTTGGCTGCTGTCGCTTTGTCGGGAACACTGGAACATCAATGATGCGTCTGTCCAAAATCAGCATTACAAATTTCGTATCAAATTCTTCTCTTTTAGTTCATGTATAACTTCTTTTCCAATGTCTCTTGGTCCTAAGTTTATTGAATGGTTTTTAAATTATCTGCTATTGCTCGTTGGGATGTTCCCTGTTGTCCCCGTGTTTTGTGGGCTGGTTGGGCGATGGAGCTTGGGAAGGATGTGCCACTGTGGGAAGGTTGTGAGTAACGGGGATGCCTCCGGGAATGATGCCCTCCATAGCTGCTGGGATTCCTCCCGGTGCCACACTCACCATCCCAGGGGGATACctggcagaggggacagagagaggcAGGTTTGTCACAGCAGAGCTCATCACACACCCATCACCCCCACCACCTCTGTGGAGAAAACACAGCAACGAGCTTCCACTTCCCTCCTGGAGGCAGGTTTGGTTTTCCTGTTGAGTTACAAGGGAGAGCTCAGAGTTACCCATTAACTGCTGTGCCTCGGGTAAGCGTCCTCCGCTACAGCACCAGGACTGCAGCTTGTTCTGTGCCTTCTCACAGCCTCCTGAGCCAGGGGGAAGCCTTCTCCTTTGGGAAACTGGGTAAGGAACCATCCAGAATGCTCTCTGAAACCCCAGATGCTGGTGTGCTGACTGCATCCCTGTGTGTGAATACCTTGAACACTTACACCTGTTTGTAAATTTTTCCCTGTGTGGAAGGTGAGCTGCATCTTCCTCATGGAACAGCACAGCTGAAAGATGGGATCAGATCTAATCCATCTTTTCCAAAAGCAGGAGGAATTACACACATTTCAAGAAACAGTGAGTttgaaaaaggagaataataaGAATTTCTTCAGCTGTGATGTGGGAAAATGAGGACAAAACCCTGAAGCTGAAGCTTAGAGCTCTATAGCCACATGAGGCCTGAGCTCCcacctccctgtggctctgctgccttaGGGAAAGGCAGGTTGGAAAgccaggagaggaaggaagttTCACCTGCCTGTGAAGGTGGGGAGCTGAGCCAGCTtacaggggctggggggctgcagctcccgaGGAGCTTAGCCAGGAGGAAGCTCCCTGCAGAGACAGGTTAAGCTGGGAAGCCAAGGCTTGTCCTCAGGTGATGGCACTGCCCACGTGTTTTGGAAcaagagcagcactgggaaaggCTTTTTCCAGGTTTGGACGTTCTGGTGAGAGGGAGCATTCACTGCCTGTGGCCTGCATGGCACCGGAGCtgcctggggctctgctgctgggtaACTCCTGCCTGACGTGACCTGATGTGCCCTGTAGGGTATTTTGTGGCTCAGAGTATTTTTGGCAGTAGTGATACCCTGAATGAGCCCATGCTCCAGCTCCTTGAGCCTAATGTCTCCTACCAGCATGCTTGGAGCCATCTAAACAGAGCAGTAAGTAATCCTTAATCTCGGATTTAGGTGGAAATTGGGTCACCTGACTACAGCCCTATATTTGGAGCTTTTCCCCTGGCTCATTAACCCTCGAGGTGGACCTGGCTCACAGCAATTGGTCAGGAACAGGAGCACAGAGTCCAGTGACTCCCAGCCCAGAGGGGGATGCAGGCTCTGGAAAGGGAGGCTCTACCCACCCGTGGGTGGCTCAAGCAGCATCAGTGACTCCCCGTGCTGGTCCCCGGGGAGGAGTGACAGCGGCCGGGGTACCCGGGTGTCCCCCCTCGTGTCCAGCtggatcccagccctgccgtgCCAGCGGCTCCCGCTCTCCCGGTGCTCCCGTTCTCCCGCTCACCTGTACGTGGCACCATTGAGCTCGGGATGAATCGCCTGCTGGTCTATTACTGACCACGGAGCCGTCGTGACAAAGAATTCCTTATTCACACAGTTCCTTAGGCTTTCTGGGATGCGCCCTGCAGTTGGCGAAAAAGGTGAGTCTGTCAGGCAGGGCCCACCTTTATCACCCTCTAAAAAGCTGCAGTGTTTATAATTTCACTATGTCTGTCAGTGTAAaggatgggaggaaaaaaaattccatgttCCTTGTTTCAGGAGGATGTTTTGGCTGTCCCAAGGTGCAGGGTTGGAGACCAGTTTCCTGCCCTCACTCCCACCACTTGGGAAGCTGTTCCCTTGAGCCCCCTGCTTTGGAGGCAGACATGAAGCTGTGCCTTCCACCTTCACATGGATGGCAGCTTTTAGGACAAAAGAAGCACCCTTTTTGCTGGAGTTTTGTGCCCACCACCTTCGGATTTGGTTTTGGAATGCAGAAGTCACATCCACAGTGGCTGTGTCTGCACCACTGTGTGGGTTAGCACCAGTAACATGGGCAGCAATTACTGCTTCCCTGTCCTGTTCTCCCCAGTCACCAGTCTTTGCcctattcattaaaaaaaacccaacacaaaacCCCTCACCCAACCACAAACATTCCCAAATGACAGAACAGGAACGTTTGGGTTCTCAGCTCttttactgggaagcaaactgGGGTTAGATCCCTTTCCCAGTGTCCTGCTGGGACATGGGCAGGGTCAATCCCTGTCTCTGCTCCTCCTGACTCCTGTTGCAGGCACCCAGGGAGCCAAGCCCAGCGTCCCCAGGGGCCGGGTACCTGTGATCGCACGTCGGATTTCGGTGGCAGCAGCTTCTCTCATCTCTAGGGACGCCTGCTCGCTGTACCAGGCCGTGTGTGGGGTGCAGATCAGGTTGGGAGCATCTTTCAATGGGCCTTGAGCAAAACTGGGAGCAGGGGAAAACAAGCAAAGAGATTAATCAATGTTTAAACAGCGAATAAAAGATGAACGGCAGAAGGCTGGTGGTCTGCCCTCTGCATATGCAACACTCcttccaaggccaggctggatggggcttggattAACCtactctagtggaaggtgtccctgcccatggtaaaGAATTGGAACTAGGTGACCTTTAAGATGccttccagcccaaatcattccatgattccctggCCTGACAGTCCTGCCAGCCCAAAATGGCCACAGAAGTGCTGGGGAGGAAGCACAGCTTCTGTGCAAGGCTCAGAAAATGCAGGCTTCTGAAAATGCACCAAAAAAGAGCCAACAGGGCTGAAAAACCAACCCATGGAATGGCTGGGCTTAATGCTCTCATGGGAATAATGTTTGGGGGTGTCTGCAGCAGTGTGGGGATACAGGGACAGGCTGTGGGTCAGCCCAGGATGGGAGGAGGTGGACACTGGGGttcctcttgtgtaggagcaaacTTTTTGTTCCTTAAATATTTCTGTGGTGAGAGAAGCTGCATTCGAGTTACAACCAACCCTtcccaggctgcagccaaaAATGCCCAACACCGAGTGCAGTGACTTTCTTCTCATGGCCCAGTgagtgttttgggttttcttttaagCACAGGCTGGGTTCTTGTTCTAAGCTCCCAGTGTCCCTTTGAGCACCCATAACCCCGGTGCTGGACTACAACCGATGGCTGCTGCAAGGTGACAACAGCAGGACCGTccctcagtgctggggctgtgtgACAAAGGGCCGTGACACTCAGTGGCTGCCACGACAGACGGTGACACCAACACCACCCCAGGGCCGCCACCCCAGGGCCAGCCCCGTGAACCAGAGCTTTACCTGAATGGCTCCGACTCGTGCACGTCGAGCGCCGCCCCTCGTATCCGTCCCTCCTTCAGGGCTTGAGTTAAGGCCTTCTCGTCCACCAGCCCCCCGCGGGCCGTGTTCACCAGGAACGCTCCCTGCCTCATCTGCCGCCGGCCCGGAGAGGGATGACCGTCAGCTGGGCGCAGTGACCCCATCCAATCCTCACCCCCACCCTGGGATGCTGCCTCCAGCTGGGACAGCATCCCGCTTTTCGTGCTCCGGCCCCAGAGCAATCCCCATCCCACTGCATGGGGGTTTTCCACGGAAACTCCATCTCTGGTTGGTGTTGGCAAATTAAACCCACTGTTGCCGTCACCTCCACACCACGGGGGTGGGGATCATTTACTTGGCAGGACACTGCTCCCCTAAACACTGTGGGGAGACACACCTGGGTGCAACCAGCTATTCTGGAGGTGCTGGCTCACCGTGGGAGCTGAGGGATCTGTGGCCAGCTCCTGCACCCTGGGCTTGCCCACCGAAGAGCtctttggctgtgcaggcgaGGTGAATTAATTACCTGCTTAATCGTGAAGTCGTTGATAAGGTGGTGGTTGTGTTCGTTAAGGTTACAGTGCAAGGAGACGCAGTCGCTCTGGTAGAGCAGGTCCTGCAGGGTGTAGACCCGCTGGACGCCCAGGGAGCGCTCGATGCCATCCTGCAGGTACGGGTCATAGAAGATCACGTTGAAGCCGAAGGCCTTGGCTCGGACCGCGACCGCCTGCGCAGTGCGACCTGTGCCGAAGGGAAGGGACAGGGGCAGTTAACTGAGCCCAACTTCCCTGTGTCTGTGAGGCTGAGCCCCCAGCAGAACCTGAGGActgtcccctgccctggggcCTGCTGGGCTCCCCAGACATTCCCTTGCCTTGCCTCCGTTTCCTCATTTAAACACACTCATATGAGCTTTTGGCATTAAT
This window contains:
- the CTBP2 gene encoding C-terminal-binding protein 2 isoform X2, coding for MALVDKHKVKRQRLDRICEGIRPQIMNGPMHPRPLVALLDGRDCTVEMPILKDLATVAFCDAQSTQEIHEKVLNEAVGAMMYHTITLTREDLEKFKALRVIVRIGSGYDNIDIKAAGELGIAVCNIPSAAVEETADSTVCHVLNLYRRNTWLYQALREGTRVQSVEQIREVASGAARIRGETLGLIGFGRTAQAVAVRAKAFGFNVIFYDPYLQDGIERSLGVQRVYTLQDLLYQSDCVSLHCNLNEHNHHLINDFTIKQMRQGAFLVNTARGGLVDEKALTQALKEGRIRGAALDVHESEPFSFAQGPLKDAPNLICTPHTAWYSEQASLEMREAAATEIRRAITGRIPESLRNCVNKEFFVTTAPWSVIDQQAIHPELNGATYRYPPGMVSVAPGGIPAAMEGIIPGGIPVTHNLPTVAHPSQAPSPNQPTKHGDNREHPNEQ
- the CTBP2 gene encoding C-terminal-binding protein 2 isoform X3 yields the protein MWRQHFPGIRPQIMNGPMHPRPLVALLDGRDCTVEMPILKDLATVAFCDAQSTQEIHEKVLNEAVGAMMYHTITLTREDLEKFKALRVIVRIGSGYDNIDIKAAGELGIAVCNIPSAAVEETADSTVCHVLNLYRRNTWLYQALREGTRVQSVEQIREVASGAARIRGETLGLIGFGRTAQAVAVRAKAFGFNVIFYDPYLQDGIERSLGVQRVYTLQDLLYQSDCVSLHCNLNEHNHHLINDFTIKQMRQGAFLVNTARGGLVDEKALTQALKEGRIRGAALDVHESEPFSFAQGPLKDAPNLICTPHTAWYSEQASLEMREAAATEIRRAITGRIPESLRNCVNKEFFVTTAPWSVIDQQAIHPELNGATYRYPPGMVSVAPGGIPAAMEGIIPGGIPVTHNLPTVAHPSQAPSPNQPTKHGDNREHPNEQ
- the CTBP2 gene encoding C-terminal-binding protein 2 isoform X5, which translates into the protein MNGPMHPRPLVALLDGRDCTVEMPILKDLATVAFCDAQSTQEIHEKVLNEAVGAMMYHTITLTREDLEKFKALRVIVRIGSGYDNIDIKAAGELGIAVCNIPSAAVEETADSTVCHVLNLYRRNTWLYQALREGTRVQSVEQIREVASGAARIRGETLGLIGFGRTAQAVAVRAKAFGFNVIFYDPYLQDGIERSLGVQRVYTLQDLLYQSDCVSLHCNLNEHNHHLINDFTIKQMRQGAFLVNTARGGLVDEKALTQALKEGRIRGAALDVHESEPFSFAQGPLKDAPNLICTPHTAWYSEQASLEMREAAATEIRRAITGRIPESLRNCVNKEFFVTTAPWSVIDQQAIHPELNGATYRYPPGMVSVAPGGIPAAMEGIIPGGIPVTHNLPTVAHPSQAPSPNQPTKHGDNREHPNEQ
- the CTBP2 gene encoding C-terminal-binding protein 2 isoform X4 gives rise to the protein MCLCRGIRPQIMNGPMHPRPLVALLDGRDCTVEMPILKDLATVAFCDAQSTQEIHEKVLNEAVGAMMYHTITLTREDLEKFKALRVIVRIGSGYDNIDIKAAGELGIAVCNIPSAAVEETADSTVCHVLNLYRRNTWLYQALREGTRVQSVEQIREVASGAARIRGETLGLIGFGRTAQAVAVRAKAFGFNVIFYDPYLQDGIERSLGVQRVYTLQDLLYQSDCVSLHCNLNEHNHHLINDFTIKQMRQGAFLVNTARGGLVDEKALTQALKEGRIRGAALDVHESEPFSFAQGPLKDAPNLICTPHTAWYSEQASLEMREAAATEIRRAITGRIPESLRNCVNKEFFVTTAPWSVIDQQAIHPELNGATYRYPPGMVSVAPGGIPAAMEGIIPGGIPVTHNLPTVAHPSQAPSPNQPTKHGDNREHPNEQ